DNA sequence from the Oceanithermus desulfurans genome:
TGACCCACTTGGGATCGCCCATCTGGTCGTAGACACGGCGCATCACCGGGGCCATCTTCTTCGAGAGCCGGCCGGCGACGATCATCACGTCGGCCTGGCGGGGGCTGGCGCGGAAGACCTCGGAACCGAAGCGGGAGAGGTCGTTGCGGGCGTCGGAAGAGGCCATCATCTCGATGGCGCAGCAGGCCAGCCCAAAGGTGACGGGCCAAAGCGAGTTGGAACGACCCCAGGCCACCAGCTTTTCCAGGGTGGTGAAGAGGATGCCCTCACGCTCGAGCTCCTGC
Encoded proteins:
- a CDS encoding NuoB/complex I 20 kDa subunit family protein; translation: MGLKDLFERDVQELEREGILFTTLEKLVAWGRSNSLWPVTFGLACCAIEMMASSDARNDLSRFGSEVFRASPRQADVMIVAGRLSKKMAPVMRRVYDQMGDPKWVIAMGACAASGGMFNNYAIVQSVESVVPVDVYVPGCPPRPEALIYAVMQLQKKIRGQAYDDAGRKLPPIEAWVRG